The proteins below are encoded in one region of Effusibacillus dendaii:
- a CDS encoding LL-diaminopimelate aminotransferase codes for MNMQVSRRLERFSSAMFFELNQLKQQLRANGTEVIDLGIGSPDLPPPPHVIEALTEAVCDPSVYGYPTSEGSPFFRQAVADWYKKRFDVELDPSTECMALMGSQDGLSHLSLTLVDPGDYVLVPDPGYPIYEVSIHLADGRPYLMPLLETNDFLPDFSKIPPEVAQRAKYMILNYPNNPVTAVAERSFYEQAVSFAKLYDILIVSDIAYSELAFDGFKPISILQIDGAKDVAVEFHSLSKSFNMAGCRIGYAAGNREALQALAVVKSNIDYGVFTAVQKAGAAALTGDPSHTAHMSETYRKRRDVLLDGLKRIGWDIPKPQATMFVWAKIPIPMTSRKFTKELLAQTGVAVVPGVGFGEQGEGYVRIALVQPEEKLQEVVARIEKSGILKKN; via the coding sequence ATGAATATGCAGGTTTCTCGACGGCTGGAACGATTTAGTTCCGCCATGTTTTTTGAGTTGAATCAGTTAAAACAACAATTGCGTGCAAACGGAACGGAAGTGATTGATTTGGGGATCGGGTCCCCCGATTTGCCGCCGCCGCCGCATGTAATCGAAGCGTTAACGGAAGCGGTTTGTGATCCTTCTGTTTATGGGTACCCCACTTCAGAAGGAAGCCCGTTCTTTCGTCAGGCGGTAGCCGACTGGTATAAAAAACGATTTGACGTCGAGTTAGACCCCTCCACCGAATGTATGGCTTTAATGGGTTCGCAAGACGGACTGTCCCATCTGTCGCTTACTCTGGTCGACCCGGGCGACTATGTACTGGTCCCTGACCCAGGCTATCCGATCTACGAAGTCAGCATTCACTTGGCTGATGGACGTCCCTATCTGATGCCGCTTTTGGAAACGAATGATTTTCTTCCGGACTTTTCAAAAATTCCACCAGAAGTGGCTCAGCGGGCCAAATATATGATTTTGAACTATCCGAACAATCCGGTCACCGCTGTGGCCGAACGGTCTTTTTACGAACAGGCGGTCTCTTTCGCTAAACTGTATGACATTTTGATTGTGAGCGATATTGCGTATTCGGAACTGGCGTTTGACGGATTCAAACCGATCAGCATTCTGCAGATTGACGGAGCGAAAGATGTGGCGGTGGAATTCCACTCCCTTTCCAAAAGCTTTAACATGGCAGGCTGCCGAATCGGATATGCAGCAGGAAATCGGGAAGCATTACAAGCACTGGCAGTTGTAAAATCAAACATCGATTACGGCGTATTTACCGCTGTTCAAAAAGCGGGAGCGGCTGCCTTGACCGGCGACCCGTCGCATACAGCGCATATGTCCGAAACGTATCGCAAAAGACGTGACGTATTGCTGGACGGACTGAAACGAATCGGCTGGGACATTCCAAAACCGCAAGCCACTATGTTTGTATGGGCAAAAATCCCCATTCCAATGACATCTCGTAAATTCACAAAGGAACTGCTTGCCCAAACAGGCGTGGCAGTCGTACCGGGTGTGGGATTTGGCGAACAGGGTGAAGGATATGTACGAATCGCGCTAGTACAGCCGGAGGAAAAACTGCAAGAAGTGGTTGCCCGTATTGAAAAAAGCGGTATCCTGAAAAAAAACTGA
- a CDS encoding FAD-dependent thymidylate synthase yields MDKRRKPQVKILRYTDPDRLSLAKNAAVFLGKMDEENVKRPLNMLKMGHTSVFRGEHVKFEFRTTKVVYDHLITYTTAEVRACGGLRANEAHYFIPPIDAPELQEIGQRHLDTYKMLVHGIDPETNDPTERMRLQTARSVAPVSVELHYILQFNFLTLMEAIFPQRIWEPGAQPDTFEVVNLMWEQVRECDTELWDLAKDIYGPEAIAWEKARNRLKKDDPELFEKIMSKYGQLKSMWS; encoded by the coding sequence ATGGATAAACGGAGAAAACCGCAAGTAAAAATTTTGCGCTATACCGACCCGGATCGCCTTTCTCTCGCCAAGAATGCGGCCGTTTTTTTGGGTAAAATGGATGAGGAGAACGTGAAAAGGCCTTTGAATATGCTAAAAATGGGGCATACGTCCGTATTTCGCGGCGAGCATGTCAAATTTGAATTCCGGACAACGAAAGTGGTGTATGACCATCTGATTACCTATACGACTGCGGAAGTGAGGGCATGCGGCGGTCTGCGGGCGAACGAAGCCCATTACTTTATACCGCCCATTGATGCGCCTGAACTTCAGGAAATTGGTCAACGCCATTTGGACACCTACAAAATGCTGGTACACGGCATCGATCCGGAAACGAACGACCCGACAGAACGCATGCGCCTGCAAACGGCACGTTCTGTAGCACCCGTAAGCGTCGAATTGCATTACATTCTCCAGTTCAACTTCCTGACGCTGATGGAAGCGATTTTTCCACAGCGAATCTGGGAACCAGGCGCACAACCGGATACATTTGAAGTGGTCAATTTAATGTGGGAACAGGTTCGTGAGTGTGACACGGAATTATGGGATCTGGCGAAAGATATTTATGGACCGGAAGCGATTGCATGGGAAAAAGCACGCAATCGGTTGAAGAAAGACGATCCTGAACTATTCGAAAAAATCATGAGCAAATACGGTCAGCTCAAATCGATGTGGTCGTAA
- a CDS encoding TerC family protein has protein sequence MVLVFLASLLKIIIINLVLSGDNAIVIALACRNLQEDQRKKAVWYGTLGAVILRILLTFVVVEILKIPFLMVIGGALLIWIAFKLLLSKEEEQEVKARDNLWGAVRTVIMADLIMSLDNVLAVAAAAEGSVLLLAIGIAISIPLIVWGSTLILKMMDRFPFILYIGAGILAYTAGQMILDDHWVYRAVKEIPGIHYILPAVTAVLVLLLAYALNKRQVDGVKQKQAENI, from the coding sequence GTGGTACTGGTTTTTTTGGCAAGTTTATTAAAAATTATTATCATAAATTTGGTGCTTAGCGGAGATAACGCCATTGTGATCGCGCTCGCATGCCGAAACCTGCAGGAGGACCAGCGGAAGAAAGCGGTTTGGTATGGGACGCTAGGGGCGGTCATATTACGTATATTGTTGACATTTGTAGTTGTGGAGATTTTGAAAATCCCGTTCCTGATGGTGATCGGGGGAGCGCTCTTAATCTGGATTGCGTTTAAACTGCTTCTCAGTAAAGAGGAAGAGCAGGAAGTCAAGGCGAGGGATAATTTATGGGGAGCCGTGCGTACCGTTATCATGGCCGACCTGATTATGAGTTTGGACAATGTGTTGGCAGTAGCGGCAGCTGCAGAAGGCAGCGTTTTGCTGCTGGCGATCGGGATTGCGATCAGTATTCCGCTGATCGTATGGGGAAGTACGCTGATTTTGAAAATGATGGACCGTTTCCCCTTTATTCTTTATATTGGCGCAGGAATTCTTGCCTACACGGCGGGGCAAATGATTCTGGATGATCATTGGGTGTATCGTGCGGTGAAGGAAATACCGGGTATTCATTATATACTGCCTGCCGTAACTGCCGTTTTGGTTCTGCTACTGGCCTATGCGCTGAATAAGCGGCAGGTGGACGGTGTGAAACAAAAGCAAGCGGAGAATATCTAA